A genomic stretch from Flavobacterium nitratireducens includes:
- a CDS encoding C40 family peptidase: MFKKLVTPLLLLLLLPVVFTSCKSTSASTSKSNNRLAEQIIESASDHLGAPYRSSGTTKSGFDCSGLVYSTFSRFDIKLPRSSSEQARVGIDLGRDFSKAQKGDLIFFKTNNRNQINHVGIVIEVKDDEIQFIHSSTSKGVIISSTKEAYYKKSFVKINRILL, from the coding sequence ATGTTTAAAAAACTAGTAACCCCACTACTACTATTACTACTATTACCAGTGGTTTTCACCTCTTGTAAATCTACTTCGGCAAGCACATCTAAAAGCAACAATCGATTAGCCGAGCAAATTATCGAATCGGCATCCGATCATTTAGGTGCACCCTACAGAAGCTCTGGAACTACAAAATCTGGATTTGATTGTTCCGGTTTAGTGTATTCTACCTTTAGCCGCTTCGACATCAAACTCCCTAGAAGCTCATCAGAACAAGCCAGAGTGGGAATCGATTTAGGAAGAGACTTTTCTAAAGCTCAAAAAGGCGATCTAATATTTTTCAAGACCAACAATCGAAACCAAATTAATCATGTAGGCATTGTAATTGAAGTAAAAGACGACGAAATACAATTCATCCATTCTTCAACATCAAAAGGAGTGATAATCTCCTCGACCAAAGAAGCTTACTACAAAAAAAGCTTTGTAAAAATCAATAGAATTTTATTATAA